The following coding sequences lie in one Nocardioides sambongensis genomic window:
- a CDS encoding thiolase domain-containing protein, with amino-acid sequence MGAGSNSKRPAAVIGVGQTHHRAKREDVSMAGLCREAMDRALADAQMTLDEVDAIVVGKAPDLFEGVMMPELYLAEALGAAGKPLLRVHTAGSVGGSTAIVASSLVQSGVHKKVLTVSFEKQSESNAMWALSVPVPFVMPVHAGAGGYFAPHVRSYIRRSGAPTHIGAIVAAKDRTNALNNPYAHLREKKTVDDVLASQMLWDPIRYEETCPSSDGACALVIADEDVARSSPNPAWIHGTVMRSEPTTAAERDQVNPQAGRDAAAALWKQAGITNPIEEIDAAEVYVPFSWFEPMWLENLGFAGEGEGWKLTESGETAMGGRIPFNASGGVLSSNPIGASGMLRFGEAALQVRGAAGDHQVDGARRALGHAYGGGSQFFAMWVVGADKPSN; translated from the coding sequence ATGGGCGCTGGATCGAACTCGAAGCGGCCTGCCGCGGTGATCGGCGTGGGCCAGACCCACCACCGCGCGAAGCGTGAGGACGTCTCGATGGCCGGGCTGTGCCGCGAGGCGATGGACCGGGCGCTGGCCGACGCCCAGATGACCCTGGACGAGGTCGACGCCATCGTGGTCGGCAAGGCACCGGACCTCTTCGAAGGGGTGATGATGCCCGAGCTGTACCTCGCCGAGGCCCTCGGCGCCGCCGGCAAGCCGCTGCTGCGGGTGCACACGGCCGGCTCGGTCGGTGGGTCCACCGCGATCGTGGCCAGCTCGCTGGTGCAGTCCGGCGTGCACAAGAAGGTGCTCACCGTCTCCTTCGAGAAGCAGTCGGAGTCGAACGCGATGTGGGCTCTGTCGGTGCCCGTGCCGTTCGTGATGCCGGTCCACGCCGGTGCCGGTGGCTACTTCGCGCCGCACGTGCGCTCCTACATCCGGCGCTCCGGGGCGCCGACGCACATCGGCGCGATCGTGGCCGCCAAGGACCGCACGAACGCGCTGAACAACCCCTACGCCCACCTGCGGGAGAAGAAGACCGTCGACGACGTCCTCGCCTCGCAGATGCTCTGGGACCCGATCCGCTACGAGGAGACCTGCCCGTCCTCCGACGGGGCCTGCGCGCTGGTGATCGCCGACGAGGACGTCGCCAGGTCCTCGCCCAACCCGGCCTGGATCCACGGCACGGTGATGCGCTCGGAGCCGACCACCGCCGCCGAGCGCGACCAGGTCAATCCCCAGGCCGGGCGCGACGCCGCCGCGGCCCTGTGGAAGCAGGCCGGGATCACCAACCCGATCGAGGAGATCGACGCTGCCGAGGTCTACGTGCCGTTCTCCTGGTTCGAGCCGATGTGGCTGGAGAACCTCGGCTTCGCCGGGGAGGGCGAGGGGTGGAAGCTGACCGAGTCGGGCGAGACCGCGATGGGCGGCCGGATCCCGTTCAACGCCTCCGGCGGCGTCCTCTCCTCCAACCCTATCGGCGCCTCGGGGATGCTGCGCTTCGGCGAGGCGGCGCTCCAGGTCCGCGGCGCGGCCGGGGACCACCAGGTCGACGGCGCCCGCCGCGCCCTCGGCCACGCGTACGGCGGCGGCTCGCAGTTCTTCGCGATGTGGGTCGTCGGGGCCGACAAGCCCAGCAACTGA
- a CDS encoding thiolase domain-containing protein: MRDVAVVGFAQRQLQDYDGSPQCAEMLVPLFADCYEQTGWTKKDIGFWCSGSSDYLAGRSFSFVSAIDAIGVLPPVNESHVEMDAAWALYEAWLKIQTGEVDTALVFGFGKASAGVLRRTLALQLDPYTMTPLWPDTVSIAALQARLGLDAGLWDEAAMAEVVNRSLTDAEKNEFAVRSGGSSVEELLKRPMFADPLRKHDAAPVTDGAAAIVLAAGDRAREVRDRPAWITGLSHFTDGLHLGTRDLTRSASAGRAGAAAGASAGGLTDVEVAELHAPFSHQELILRAELGLGTDARINPSGGALGGNPMFTGGGIRIGEAARRIWDGSADKTLGHATSGPALQQNLVCVMSSEGASN; encoded by the coding sequence ATGCGTGACGTCGCCGTCGTCGGGTTCGCCCAGCGACAGTTGCAGGACTACGACGGGTCCCCGCAGTGCGCGGAGATGCTCGTCCCCCTCTTCGCCGACTGCTACGAGCAGACCGGCTGGACCAAGAAGGACATCGGGTTCTGGTGCTCCGGCTCCTCGGACTACCTGGCCGGGCGGTCCTTCTCGTTCGTGAGCGCCATCGACGCCATCGGCGTGCTGCCGCCGGTGAACGAGTCCCACGTGGAGATGGACGCGGCCTGGGCGCTCTACGAGGCCTGGCTGAAGATCCAGACCGGCGAGGTCGACACCGCACTGGTGTTCGGCTTCGGCAAGGCGTCGGCGGGCGTGCTGCGCCGCACCCTGGCGCTGCAGCTGGATCCCTACACGATGACCCCGTTGTGGCCCGACACCGTCTCCATCGCCGCGCTGCAGGCGCGCCTCGGCCTGGACGCCGGGTTGTGGGACGAGGCCGCGATGGCCGAGGTGGTGAACCGCTCGCTGACCGACGCGGAGAAGAACGAGTTCGCGGTGCGCTCGGGCGGCTCCTCGGTGGAAGAGCTGCTCAAGCGACCGATGTTCGCCGACCCGCTGCGCAAGCACGACGCCGCGCCGGTGACCGACGGTGCGGCGGCGATCGTCCTCGCAGCCGGGGACCGGGCACGGGAGGTGCGCGACCGACCCGCCTGGATCACCGGCTTGTCCCACTTCACCGACGGGCTTCACCTGGGCACCCGTGACCTGACCCGCTCGGCCTCCGCCGGGCGCGCGGGTGCCGCGGCGGGCGCGTCCGCCGGCGGGCTCACCGACGTCGAGGTGGCCGAGCTGCACGCGCCGTTCAGCCACCAGGAGCTGATCCTGCGTGCCGAGCTCGGCCTCGGCACCGACGCCAGGATCAACCCCTCGGGAGGCGCACTGGGCGGCAACCCGATGTTCACCGGCGGAGGCATCCGGATCGGCGAGGCCGCTCGCCGGATCTGGGACGGCTCCGCCGACAAGACGCTCGGCCACGCGACCAGCGGTCCGGCCCTGCAGCAGAACCTGGTGTGCGTGATGTCGTCGGAAGGGGCGAGCAACTGA
- a CDS encoding Zn-ribbon domain-containing OB-fold protein, with the protein MSRTLSAPVTVAFDYTRSVGPVLGRFLTGLRDATFVGARTSDGRVVVPPPEFDPVSHRPTTDFVDLPDTGTVSSWTWVSEPVAGQPFDRPFAFALVTLDGADAPILHAVDVSAPDQITTGMRVRARWAAERTGLITDVVFEPADAAGTAAGTDAEPGAAAASSADPVSGIVTPVSLDYTYAASPEESAFFRGLAQGRIVGQRCPSCQKVYVPPRPACPTDGVPTVEEVELSDTGTVTTFCIVNVPFMGQKIKPPYVSAYILLDGADIALQHLILDIPVDEVRMGLRVKAAWKPREEWGTTIENISHFAPTGDPDADYDTYKHHL; encoded by the coding sequence ATGAGTCGCACACTCTCGGCGCCGGTGACGGTCGCCTTCGACTACACCCGATCCGTCGGCCCGGTGCTCGGACGATTCCTCACCGGCCTGCGCGACGCAACGTTCGTGGGTGCTCGCACCAGCGACGGCCGCGTCGTCGTACCGCCTCCGGAGTTCGACCCGGTCTCCCACCGGCCGACCACCGACTTCGTCGACCTGCCCGACACCGGAACGGTCTCCTCGTGGACCTGGGTGAGCGAGCCGGTCGCCGGGCAGCCCTTCGACCGGCCGTTCGCCTTCGCCCTGGTCACCCTGGACGGGGCGGACGCGCCGATCCTGCACGCGGTCGACGTCAGCGCGCCCGATCAGATCACCACCGGGATGCGGGTGCGCGCCCGTTGGGCGGCCGAGCGCACCGGACTGATCACCGACGTCGTCTTCGAGCCGGCCGACGCCGCCGGGACAGCCGCCGGGACAGACGCCGAGCCAGGCGCCGCCGCGGCATCCTCCGCCGACCCGGTCAGCGGCATCGTCACGCCGGTCAGCCTCGACTACACCTACGCCGCCTCCCCCGAGGAGTCCGCCTTCTTCCGCGGCCTGGCGCAGGGACGGATCGTCGGCCAGCGGTGCCCGAGCTGCCAGAAGGTGTACGTGCCACCGCGTCCGGCCTGCCCCACCGACGGCGTGCCGACCGTCGAGGAGGTCGAGCTCTCCGACACCGGCACCGTCACCACGTTCTGCATCGTCAACGTGCCGTTCATGGGTCAGAAGATCAAGCCGCCCTACGTCTCCGCCTACATCCTGCTCGACGGCGCCGACATCGCCCTGCAGCACCTGATCCTCGACATCCCCGTCGACGAGGTGCGGATGGGACTGCGGGTCAAGGCCGCCTGGAAGCCCCGCGAGGAGTGGGGCACCACCATCGAGAACATCAGCCACTTCGCGCCGACCGGTGACCCGGACGCGGACTACGACACCTACAAGCACCACCTCTGA